Part of the Aurantiacibacter aquimixticola genome, CCGCCTCGCCGCGCCCGATGGCTCGCACACCACGCCAAATCGTCTGCGCTGGGATCCGCTGCCTCTGCCCGAACGCCAAGTCGATTTTGTCGATGGTCTCGTGACGTATGGCGGAAATGGCGGTCCGTCCGAGGGCGGCATCGGCATCCACCTTTACGCAGCGACCGCCAGCATGGATGCACGCGCGTTTCAAAACAGCGATGGCGAGATGCTGATCGTGCCACAACAGGGCGCACTGCTGATCACCACAGAGCTTGGACGAATGGATGTTCCGCCCGGCCATATCGCGCTGATCCCCAAGGGTATGCGGGTTCATGTCGACCTTACAGATAGTCCTTCGCGCGGCTATGTCTGCGAAAATTTCGGAGCGCCGTTTCGTTTGCCCGACCTCGGACCGATCGGCGCAAACGGACTTGCCAATCCGAGGGACTTCGAAACCCCTGTGGCATGGTTCGAAGACGCTAAGGGCGCTTTCGAAATCGTCCAGAAATTCAACGGTCGGCTCTGGACTACCACAATCGACCACTCGCCCTTTGACGTGGTGGCATGGCACGGCAATTCCGCGCCCTCCCGCTACGACCTCGCTCGATTCAACACGTTCGGCACGGTCAGCTTCGACCATCCCGACCCTTCCATCTTCACTGTCCTCACAAGCCCGAGCGACACGCATGGCACTGCCAATTGCGATTTCGTGATCTTCCCGCCGCGCTGGATGGTGGCGGAAGACACGTTCCGCCCACCCTGGTTCCACCGCAATGTCATGAGCGAATTCATGGGCCTGGTCCACGGCGAGTACGATGCGAAGGAAGGCGGTGGCTTCGCTCCGGGCGGCGCCTCACTGCACAACCAGTTCAACGGACATGGTCCCGACGTCGAAAGCACGCACAAGGCGTCCGAGGCCGATCTGAAGCCACACAAGATCGACAACACGCTGGCTTTCATGTTCGAAAGCCGCGCGATCATCCAGACCACCGACTTCGCCATGAATGGCGGGCTGCTGCAGAGCGATTACGACGCCTGCTGGAGCGGATTTCCGAAAGCGAGATTGCCCGAATGACCAAGACCGATCTTACCCATGACGCCTCCGCCACCAGCTGGGTCGAGGGCGCCGACGGCCATGCGCACTTTCCGGTGCAGAACCTGCCTCTCGGCATTTTCTCGACCGGTATGAAAAGCAAGCGCGGCGGCGTGGCGATCGGCGATTTTGTACTCGACATCACGGCGATCACCGATGAGTTGGGCTCCGTCCCTTCGGAAGCTGCGCGCTTGACCGAGAGCGGCGACCTCAATGGCCTCTTCGCGAAGGGGCGTGGACATGCCTCCATGCTGCGCGAGGAGCTGTTCAAGCTGCTGACCGATGAGGACAAGCGGGAGGCGATTGAACCGCATTTGCACGCTGCGGATTCGGTTGCGCTGCATGTGCCGTTCACCGTGCACGACTACACCGATTTCTACACCGGTATTCACCATGCGGTGAATATCGGCAGTCTGTTCCGTCCGGACAATCCGCTTCTGCCGAATTACAAATATGTGCCCATCGGTTACCATGGTCGCTCATCTTCCATCCGGGCATCGGGTGTCGAGGTGAAGCGGCCGAGCGGACAGAAGAAGCCTGCCGAAGAGGGTGGGGAGCCGGGCTTCGGGCCTTCGGAACGTGTCGATTACGAGCTCGAAATGGCGATCTGGGTCGGGCGAGGCAACGATCTTGGCGATCCTATCCCGGTGACCGAGGCGGAAGATCATATTGCGGGGATCTCGATCCTCAACGACTGGTCCGCGCGCGATATCCAGGCCTGGGAATACCAGCCGCTCGGTCCATTTCTCGCCAAGAACTTCCATTCCAGCGTTTCGCCGTGGGTAGTAAC contains:
- the fahA gene encoding fumarylacetoacetase, which codes for MTKTDLTHDASATSWVEGADGHAHFPVQNLPLGIFSTGMKSKRGGVAIGDFVLDITAITDELGSVPSEAARLTESGDLNGLFAKGRGHASMLREELFKLLTDEDKREAIEPHLHAADSVALHVPFTVHDYTDFYTGIHHAVNIGSLFRPDNPLLPNYKYVPIGYHGRSSSIRASGVEVKRPSGQKKPAEEGGEPGFGPSERVDYELEMAIWVGRGNDLGDPIPVTEAEDHIAGISILNDWSARDIQAWEYQPLGPFLAKNFHSSVSPWVVTMDALAPFRTDQPARPDGDPEPLPYLKHDSADAAFGITMEVLITTPRMRQKGDAPHRLSKGPMTAMYWTAAQLIAHHSVGGCNLQTGDLLGTGTLTSGEHGGEGSLIELTEGGKKCISLPNGEERKFLQDGDEVIMTAYAERDGFARIGLGECRATIRG
- the hmgA gene encoding homogentisate 1,2-dioxygenase is translated as MRYQTGFLNHFASEAVEGALPEGRNSPQKPAFGLYAEQFSTTAFTAPRAENRRSWLYRMRPTTEHARFELYSGASRLAAPDGSHTTPNRLRWDPLPLPERQVDFVDGLVTYGGNGGPSEGGIGIHLYAATASMDARAFQNSDGEMLIVPQQGALLITTELGRMDVPPGHIALIPKGMRVHVDLTDSPSRGYVCENFGAPFRLPDLGPIGANGLANPRDFETPVAWFEDAKGAFEIVQKFNGRLWTTTIDHSPFDVVAWHGNSAPSRYDLARFNTFGTVSFDHPDPSIFTVLTSPSDTHGTANCDFVIFPPRWMVAEDTFRPPWFHRNVMSEFMGLVHGEYDAKEGGGFAPGGASLHNQFNGHGPDVESTHKASEADLKPHKIDNTLAFMFESRAIIQTTDFAMNGGLLQSDYDACWSGFPKARLPE